One Sulfurimonas sp. HSL-3221 genomic window, GTATTGAGTACATTCTTTGTACGCGTCATCCCGGCGTAAAAGAGTGCCAGACCTGCCGGCGTCATCAGCAGTACGAACGCTGTTGACACCATCATCCAGGCCGTATCACCTGTATCGAGCGTATCCTCTGCCAGCGCCAGCGTCGGCAGAAGCATCATCATGGACAAAAGCCACTTCTTCATTGGTTAATCCTTTTTTCGCAACCTCGGCTGCGGAAGTTTCATGAAAATGGTATACAATTTTGTCGGTAATCTGCTCTATAAGATTGTTTAATTTTTAGGCACCCTTCGCTTTCCGCCGTCCATCCCCAGCGCCCCCGTCGTGTTTAAGTATATATAGGTTAATATAAGCGCCAAAAATCTTAGAACATGGGGCCTGCGGGCTCCTGTACGAGGTGGGACAAGCCATGAGCGAACCGTTGGATAACAGCGAAATCGAAAATATCAATATTGAAGAGAGTCTGCAGAGCAGCTACCTCGACTACTCCATGAGTGTCATCATCGGCCGTGCGCTCCCGGACGTACGCGACGGTCTCAAACCGGTTCACCGCCGTATCCTCTACGCGATGGACAAACTCAATCTCTCCGCCGGGGCGAAATACAAGAAATCCGCCCGTATCGTCGGGGACGTTATCGGCCAGTACCACCCCCACGGTGATACCGCGGTTTACGATGCTCTGGTCCGGATGGCCCAACCCTTCTCCATGCGTATGACCCTCGTCGACGGCCAGGGGAACTTCGGTTCTATCGACGGCGACAACGCGGCAGCGATGCGTTACACCGAAGCGCGTATGACCAAGTATGCTGGGGAGCTTCTCAAGGACCTCGACAAAGAGACCGTCAATATGATCGACAACTACGACGCAACGACCCAGGAGCCCGAGATCCTGCCGACCCGCGTCCCGAACCTGCTGATCAACGGTTCATCCGGTATCGCCGTCGGTATGGCCACCAACATCCCGCCGCACAATCCCAAAGAGGTTCTCTCCGCCCTCGTGCACCTTGTCGACAACCCCAAAGCGACCCTGCCGGACATCATGCACTACATCAAGGCACCTGACTTCCCGACCGGCGGTACGATCTACGGGAAAAAAGGGATCATCGACGCCTATGAAACCGGCCGCGGCCGCATCAAAGTCCGTGCGAAGACCCATATCGAACAGACCCGCAAAAAAGAGATCATCGTTATCGATGAACTCCCCTACATGGTCAACAAGGCGCGCCTGATCGAAAGCATCGCCAACCTTGTCAAGGACAAACAGATCGACGGTATCAGCGAGATCCGCGACGAATCCGACCGCGAAGGCATCCGTGTCGTCATCGAGCTTAAACGTGACGCCATGAGCGAGATCGTCCTCAATAACCTTTTCAAGTCGACCAATATGCAGACGACCTTCGGGATCATCATGCTCTCTATCCTTAACCAGGAGCCGAGAGTCTTCCCGATCCTGGAGATGCTGAACCACTTCATCAACCACCGCAAAACGGTCATTATCCGCCGTACGATCTTCGACCTTGAAAAAGCGAAGGCGCGCGCGCACATTCTCGAAGGTCTGAAGAAGGCACTGGACCACATCGATGCGATCATCAAGCTGATCCGCGCCAGCAAGGACACCGAAACCGCCAAAGAGGGGCTTATTTCCGAGTTCGATTTCAGCCCGGTCCAGGCCCAGGCGATCCTCGATATGCGCCTTCAGAAGCTCACCGGGCTTGAGCGCGAAAAGATTGAGAACGAGCTCAAAGAGCTGCTTGAACTCATCGAGTATCTCGAGAGCGTTCTGCGCAGCGAAGATGTGCTCCGCGGCATCATCAAAGAGGAGTTCAACGAGGTGATGGAGGTCTACGACGATCCTCGCCGTACGGACATCGAAGACGACTACGACGATATCGATATCGAGGACCTGATCCCGAACGAGCCGATGGTCGTCACCATCACCCACCGCGGCTACATCAAGCGTGTGCCGCTGGTGAACTATGAGAAACAGCGCCGCGGCGGCAAAGGCAAGACCGCCGTCACGACCTACGAGGATGACTTCATCGAAAGCTTCTTCACCTGCAACACCCACGATACGCTGATGTTCGTCACCGACCGCGGGCAGCTGCACTGGCTGAAGGTCTACCGCA contains:
- the gyrA gene encoding DNA gyrase subunit A — encoded protein: MSEPLDNSEIENINIEESLQSSYLDYSMSVIIGRALPDVRDGLKPVHRRILYAMDKLNLSAGAKYKKSARIVGDVIGQYHPHGDTAVYDALVRMAQPFSMRMTLVDGQGNFGSIDGDNAAAMRYTEARMTKYAGELLKDLDKETVNMIDNYDATTQEPEILPTRVPNLLINGSSGIAVGMATNIPPHNPKEVLSALVHLVDNPKATLPDIMHYIKAPDFPTGGTIYGKKGIIDAYETGRGRIKVRAKTHIEQTRKKEIIVIDELPYMVNKARLIESIANLVKDKQIDGISEIRDESDREGIRVVIELKRDAMSEIVLNNLFKSTNMQTTFGIIMLSILNQEPRVFPILEMLNHFINHRKTVIIRRTIFDLEKAKARAHILEGLKKALDHIDAIIKLIRASKDTETAKEGLISEFDFSPVQAQAILDMRLQKLTGLEREKIENELKELLELIEYLESVLRSEDVLRGIIKEEFNEVMEVYDDPRRTDIEDDYDDIDIEDLIPNEPMVVTITHRGYIKRVPLVNYEKQRRGGKGKTAVTTYEDDFIESFFTCNTHDTLMFVTDRGQLHWLKVYRIPEGSRTAKGKAVVNLIQLQPDEKIQSIIPTEDFSEEKSLVFFTENGIVKRTNLSEFSNIRSNGVRAIVLDDEDTLITAKIATTETKYLFILTKYAQCIKFEIDKTRDQGRSTRGVRGIKFKHDGDRVVDANIIDSDEQEILTVSEKGIGKRTTAGEYRLTNRAGSGVIAMKLNAKTGQHVVGCVIVNENMDMMALTKGGKMIRVDMESISKSSRNTSGVYIVKGDDVVSISRCPKKEPVTDEEDEGEEGGTESVQIEPEQQSFDLE